A genomic stretch from Mycosarcoma maydis chromosome 3, whole genome shotgun sequence includes:
- a CDS encoding uncharacterized protein (related to integral peroxisomal membrane protein): MSSTSTTTPVATSIKKEKDHLASPAPPSLVTNSSRIASTSYSTATSLSASFEPLSSSEILERVPSPVVRLAAALGPTIHAFYRFIRLATWTGGKGSTSSSMLLLLSFWLTCAFGYELLRYAPQALLLGWIGYAGIRRQLAFARPRSHSPAKLIEKYDVVSAASLNATLLELSELADFFSSLRRNVLVPAVQLVSWDPSPMRTKAIAAFLLLTWPLWLLAFLPLRQSGFPSLVLPVSASGILAAIARWDAYVYHHILKLIGPDHIATFHAKAAPVYAHYDSLSAFLAKTPLPLIYAYGADLASRVRWEQWTEFNLTLLPPYPIGALTVRSLVCFVGTVALTWCSPWCSLFRQAIWKSATIRRIVRGTGRLLSGQFSARDAYGKGNLDDEWAHGMYHDDGSELPAAGKVDTASVGKPTKLDGADDKIVRHEDVVYQFSIFENQRWWVGLDWTAALLPQERPSWSDEANNPVSPPSSFSLPATKIMLTPAPTHTDPKAFTRRTIKWQWVDPEWSVAGVSSRGYYPSTTVYKGSAKEAAIKSANAVGDKDALAAAKQGYLGDALNRIRAKTSGGIEVGEDVVGDVGTTVHRVTGEGEADWDVDAEGWQYGDNAWEKMSKRSGMGRYTRRRKWVRRAVLLEVVEYGVHGPSPAASSSASAAGRASSSDSGTKEDEEDKVEDDDKVDGVNSSLVPKLDTDVVAASTTDPGDDAESRSASGALAVKRPSISDRLAKAAH; this comes from the coding sequence ATgtcatccacatccaccacTACCCCGGTCGCGACTTCGATcaagaaggaaaaggaTCATCTTGCTTCTCCAGCACCTCCTTCGCTCGTGACCAACTCGTCTCGAAtcgcctccacctcgtACTCTACTGCAACCTCGCTGTCGGCGAGCTTCGAGCCGCTTTCCTCGTCCGAGATCCTCGAACGTGTCCCTAGCCCTGTTGTACGTTTAGCTGCCGCGTTGGGGCCTACCATCCATGCTTTCTACCGCTTCATCCGCCTTGCCACCTGGACGGGAGGCAAAGGCTCCACCTCTTCGtccatgctgctgctcctctcGTTCTGGTTGACATGCGCCTTTGGCTACGAACTGTTGCGGTATGCTCCTCaagctctgctgctcggctGGATTGGCTATGCTGGGATCCGAAGACAACTCGCGTttgctcgtcctcgttcGCATTCTCCCGCCAAACTCATCGAAAAGTACGATGTGGTATCGGCCGCTTCGCTCAATgcgacgctgctcgagctgagcgagtTGGCCGACTTTTTCTCGTCACTGCGAAGGAATGTACTTGTGCCCGCAGTACAGCTGGTCTCATGGGATCCAAGCCCGATGAGGACAAAGGCGATTGCGGCGTTCTTGCTTCTTACTTGGCCGTTGTGGCTTTTGGCCTTCCTGCCGTTGAGGCAGAGTGGCTTCCCCAGCCTGGTGCTTCCTGTCTCGGCAAGTGGCATTTTGGCCGCCATCGCCAGGTGGGACGCTTACGTCTATCATCACATCCTCAAACTCATCGGTCCTGATCACATCGCTACGTTCCACGCCAAAGCTGCGCCGGTGTACGCGCACTATGACAGTCTCTCGGCGTTTTTGGCCAAGACACCGCTTCCGCTCATCTACGCATACGGCGCAGACCTCGCCTCGCGCGTCCGATGGGAGCAGTGGACCGAATTTAACCTGACCCTACTGCCTCCTTACCCTATCGGTGCGCTCACTGTGCGAAGCTTGGTCTGCTTTGTCGGCACAGTGGCGCTCACGTGGTGTTCTCCTTGGTGCAGTCTGTTCCGCCAGGCCATATGGAAGAGCGCCACAATCCGACGTATTGTTCGTGGCACAGGTCGATTGCTCAGCGGTCAATTTTCGGCCCGTGACGCGTACGGGAAAGGCAACCTCGATGACGAATGGGCACACGGAATGTATCATGATGACGGTTCCGAGTTGCCGGCTGCTGGCAAAGTCGACACTGCTTCCGTCGGTAAGCCGACAAAGCTGGATGGCGCGGATGACAAAATAGTTCGACACGAAGACGTGGTGTATCAGTTCTCGATTTTCGAGAACCAACGTTGGTGGGTCGGGCTGGACTGGACAGCTGCGCTGTTGCCTCAGGAACGCCCTTCTTGGTCGGACGAAGCCAACAACCCGGTTTCACCGCCTTCGTCGTTCAGTCTGCCGGCGACCAAAATCATGCTCACCCCTGCGCCGACGCACACTGACCCCAAAGCGTTCACCAGAAGGACGATCAAGTGGCAATGGGTGGATCCCGAATGGTCTGTAGCCGGCGTTTCGAGTCGTGGTTACTATCCGAGTACCACCGTGTACAAGGGAAGTGCCAAGGAAGCGGCTATTAAGTCGGCCAACGCGGTAGGGGACAAAGATGCGCTGGCGGCTGCTAAGCAGGGGTATCTGGGCGATGCGTTGAACCGGATCCGTGCCAAAACGTCGGGTGGAATCGAGGTCGGTGAGGATGTGGTGGGCGATGTGGGAACTACGGTGCATAGAGTGACTGGCGAAGGCGAGGCAGATTGGGACGTAGATGCTGAGGGCTGGCAGTACGGTGATAATGCGTGGGAAAAGATGTCCAAGAGGAGCGGAATGGGCAGGTACACGAGGAGGCGCAAGTGGGTGAGAAGGGCGGTGCTAttggaggtggtggaaTATGGCGTTCATGGGCCGAGCCCGGCTGCTAGTTCGTCGGCTTCCGCAGCTGGGCGCGCTTCCTCGAGTGATAGTGGAACTAAggaggatgaagaggacaaggtcgaggatgacgacaagGTGGATGGCGTGAATTCGTCCTTGGTGCCCAAGCTTGACACTGATGTTGTGGCGGCTAGCACCACGGACCCtggcgacgatgccgagtcTCGTTCGGCTTCCGGTGCACTTGCGGTCAAAAGGCCCAGCATCTCGGATCGGCTAGCAAAAGCAGCACATTAA
- a CDS encoding GPI-anchor transamidase GPI17 (related to GPI transamidase component PIG-S) translates to MAAPLLFQSLGTRTAILACFWVALLASIPWWLRLTTIQRLPLPAQQVRALQQFGSCPVTLQSSLVISVDADILREAGADADRDARTAFLKQVEQLVQQSLEIKSQLPAAASLECTRWKVQVQSSASEVSPESFQPETGAYVVRIASEASAESTSSQPPHIPTIYIPAISEDSESLPLVPDTLSAAVIAELVHLRGDKPLTDDDTSTSTIAVTEQDPRVIQYSKHVRLVFSIMNQDITDGTAYDSRLLRNLADGNASADNPISKLTRALSQLHDFHIETQVQWFAPLHFQPTMEQLEEVVEMEVEEEVMVDQEIQEEVDVEVDDVADVADVSQDKVSASETHPTAGDQHELASNGADAEAAEVERQLSYVPQIKRTRTLKQVRKRTIQVPRIQRIRKQKRTPLPPRHVVEWDDLKVFVNSQEWSLTSTVPPCSSSPSERAYDVLSQTHDLHFLLYIPSKSHSPLMIRDTVHGGVKEDVGGWLIPQWGGVVIVNVDHEEKQSTGLVKLDQKLDRGGVEELAEIAVAEAMALFARQLEILLGLSDGRSASASLSETQDRLQRRVQLSTLKQRRILELSREATSTLIAITRLVDRIENLGVGAHVKSDVEAALHIMHSLRNSSSNAHLDELLDRAAQAYALSNRAFFNPDMLGLLYFPDEHKYAVYTPLFAPLLVPLFVTTLKLIKQLVARRKPSTKSAMRASKPSTYARLST, encoded by the coding sequence ATGGCCGCAccgctcctcttccagaGCCTCGGTACACGCACAGCCATCTTGGCCTGTTTCTGggtggcgctgcttgcCAGCATTCCGTGGTGGCTTCGTCTGACCACGATCCAAAGACTGCCCTTGCCAGCACAACAGGTGCGAGCGCTTCAGCAATTTGGCAGCTGCCCTGTCACTTTGCAATCCAGTCTTGTCATCTCAGTGGATGCGGATATCTTGCGAGAagctggtgctgatgcAGACCGAGACGCTCGCACTGCTTTTTTGAAGCAAGTGGAACAACTCGTTCAGCAGAGTTTGGAGATCAAATCTCAGCTTccggctgctgccagccTGGAATGTACACGATGGAAGGTTCAGGTGCAATCTTCAGCGTCGGAAGTCTCGCCAGAATCATTCCAACCCGAGACGGGTGCCTACGTAGTCCGAATCGCAAGCGAAGCATCAGCTGAGAGTACAAGCTCACAACCACCTCACATCCCCACCATCTATATCCCCGCCATCTCGGAGGATTCAGAATCCCTCCCATTGGTACCAGACACCCTCAGCGCCGCTGTCATTGCCGAACTTGTCCATCTACGAGGCGACAAGCCTCTCACCGATGATGACACTTCCACCTCTACAATCGCAGTCACAGAGCAGGACCCACGAGTCATCCAATACAGCAAACACGTACGTCTTGTGTTTAGCATCATGAACCAGGATATTACCGACGGTACAGCGTACGATAGCCGGCTTCTGCGCAATCTGGCGGATGGAAACGCGTCGGCGGACAACCCGATTTCGAAGCTCACGCGCGCGTTGAGCCAATTGCATGATTTTCACATCGAAACGCAGGTGCAGTGGTTCGCACCATTGCATTTCCAGCCAACAATGGAACAGTtggaggaggtggtggagatggaggtggaggaagaggtcATGGTCGATCAAGAGATTCAAGAAGAGGTGGATGTTGAGGTCGATGACGTCGCTGACGTCGCTGACGTATCGCAAGACAAAGTGTCTGCAAGTGAAACGCACCCCACCGCAGGCGACCAACACGAGCTCGCTTCAAACGgagcagatgcagaagcGGCCGAAGTCGAACGCCAACTCTCCTACGTACCTCAAATCAAGCGCACTCGAACCCTCAAACAAGTCCGCAAACGCACCATCCAAGTACCCCGCATACAACGCATCcgcaagcagaagcgtACTCCACTCCCACCCCGCCACGTGGTCGAATGGGATGATCTTAAAGTGTTTGTCAACTCGCAAGAGTGGAGTCTCACTTCGACCGTTCCACCgtgctcctcttcgccaaGTGAACGAGCGTACGACGTTCTTTCTCAGACGCACGACTTGCATTTCTTGCTGTACATCCCGAGCAAGTCGCATTCTCCGCTGATGATACGGGATACCGTCCATGGCGGGGTCAAGGAGGATGTGGGGGGATGGTTGATACCTCAATGGGGCGGGGTGGTGATCGTGAACGTTGATCACGAGGAAAAACAGTCAACAGGGTTGGTGAAGCTTGATCAAAAGCTTGATCGAGGAGGCGTTGAAGAGTTGGCCGAGATCGCAGTTGCGGAAGCCATGGCGCTCTTCGCACGCCAACTGGAGATCTTGCTTGGACTATCGGATGGACGCTCCGCCTCAGCATCTTTGAGCGAGACTCAAGACAGGCTGCAACGCAGGGTGCAGttgtcgacgctgaaaCAACGACGAATCCTGGAACTGAGCCGCGAAGCCACATCCACACTGATCGCCATCACACGGCTGgtcgatcgcatcgaaAATCTGGGTGTAGGTGCACACGTGAAATCCGACGTTGAAGCCGCTCTGCACATCATGCACTCGCTCCgcaactcgagctcgaatgCGCATCTGgacgagctcctcgacagAGCGGCACAAGCATATGCGCTGAGCAACAGAGCGTTTTTCAACCCAGATATGCTCGGCTTGTTGTATTTCCCAGACGAACACAAGTACGCCGTATACACGCCGCTGTTTGCGCCCCTGTTGGTGCCGCTGTTCGTCACCACGCTAAAGCTGATCAAGCAATTGGTCGCACGCCGCAAGCCATCGACAAAGAGTGCCatgcgagcgagcaagcccAGCACATATGCGAGATTGTCCACTTAA
- a CDS encoding ATP synthase complex assembly protein ATP12 (related to ATP12 - F1F0-ATPase complex assembly protein) produces the protein MMAIRSAVGLGVTPALRQRALHTSARWLEEAALNRAERLKSRFWKTVSLQAPSSRDSGYQILLDGRPIRTPSGSAIVIPANRELLATCIAQEWCEQGKLLKPHTLPLTSLAARALEGCSNGQESSQIQTDLLRYLENETVCFQESRPKSLVELQSLHWDPLLSYINSTYNTAIKPFQGLLGGQHPHGTLDIFRNHLAALHPFDLAAFERSVLLTKSFLISVALVSGKLSVQQAAQAAEVEVQSQINRWGSVEDSHDVDHAQMRTTLGSVAIATVRN, from the coding sequence atgatggcgatcaGATCAGCGGTTGGTCTTGGAGTGACACCGGCGCTCCGCCAGCGCGCGCTACACACGTCTGCGCGTTGGCTCGAAGAAGCGGCTCTGAACCGCGCGGAACGACTGAAATCTCGGTTTTGGAAGACAGTGTCGCTGCAAGCGCCGTCGTCGCGCGACTCTGGCTATCAGATCCTGCTGGACGGTCGACCAATTCGCACACCGTCCGGTTCAGCTATTGTAATCCCagcgaatcgcgaattgCTCGCCACGTGCATAGCACAGGAATGGTGCGAACAGGGAAAGCTTCTGAAACCACACACTCTCCCCTTAACCAGTCTAGCCGCTAGAGCTCTCGAGGGCTGTTCGAACGGCCAAGAGAGCAGCCAAATCCAGACGGATCTACTGAGGTATTTGGAAAATGAAACCGTCTGTTTCCAGGAATCTCGACCCAAGTCGCTGGTCGAGCTACAGTCTCTGCACTGGGACCCGCTCCTGTCGTACATCAACTCGACGTACAACACGGCGATCAAACCGTTCCAGGGTCTCCTCGGAGGCCAACATCCGCATGGAACGCTCGACATCTTTCGAAATCATCTGGCAGCACTCCACCCTTTCGATCTCGCCGCTTTCGAACGCAGCGTCCTGCTCACCAAAAGCTTCCTGATCAGCGTAGCCCTGGTCAGTGGTAAGTTGAGTGTCCAACAAGCGGCACAGGCTGCAGAGGTCGAGGTGCAAAGCCAAATCAACCGCTGGGGAAGCGTAGAGGATAGCCATGATGTAGACCACGCTCAGATGCGCACGACACTCGGAAGCGTCGCTATCGCCACCGTACGTAATTAG
- a CDS encoding putative Pelota protein: MKITSRHIEKDGSGRITIVPEEDEDMYHLYNLIEQGDRVRAAAVRRVQSESSTGSIESHRVRLNLTIEVTKTTFDATGSSAPPDPSAATASTPSTTAEEEVSRSAAVGGSGGDGATLQVAGRVVEENVYVKMGAYHTLDLEVNRALTITKESWDAVHLERLGESTDVSQRAEVGAVVLGDGTAAVCLLTGHMTVVRQRIDVPIPRKRKGLPATAADKATARFYVQVYNAVVKLLQLPALRLIILASPGFTRDSVYDFLFEEATRRGDKILIGSEARRKFLKIHCSSPHVHSLMEVLRSPEVNAQLKDTKFAREGQLLERFMKQLASDELRAWYGEQHVLLAASRGAIGVLLISDGLFRAADPARRKKFVELVEDVRAQGGEVAIFSSMHESGRQLNALTGIAAILTYPLDIEVVEEEEAEEARSKQGEAA, encoded by the coding sequence ATGAAGATTACGTCGCGGCATATCGAGAAGGATGGCTCCGGCAGGATCACCATTGTCCccgaagaggacgaagacaTGTACCACCTCTACAACCTcatcgagcaaggcgatcgcgtccgagcagctgctgtgcgtCGAGTCCAATCCGAATCCTCGACCGGATCAATAGAGTCGCATCGAGTGCGTCTCAACCTCACTATTGAGGTAACCAAAACCACGTTTGATGCAACCGGTTCGAGCGCGCCACCAGATCCGTCCgcagcgacagcatcgacacCGTCAACGACCgcagaggaagaggtaAGCCGCTCTGCGGCTGTGGGTGGATCTGGAGGTGATGGAGCAACACTTCAAGTGGCAGGGAGAGTGGTTGAGGAGAATGTATACGTCAAGATGGGAGCGTATCATACGCTGGATCTCGAAGTGAATCGAGCGCTCACCATCACAAAGGAGAGCTGGGACGCGGTTCATTTGGAGCGACTGGGTGAGAGTACCGACGTCAGTCAGCGAGCCGAGGTTGGAGCTGTGGTGCTTGGAGATGGTACGGCAGCCGTGTGTCTGCTGACTGGGCACATGACGGTGGTACGACAACGCATCGATGTGCCGATTCCACGTAAACGTAAAGGGTTGCCAGCCACGGCAGCGGACAAAGCGACGGCTCGCTTCTATGTGCAGGTGTACAATGCGGtggtcaagctgcttcagcttcCGGCGCTACGACTTATCATCCTTGCGTCGCCTGGCTTCACACGAGACTCGGTGTACGACTTTTTGTTCGAAGAGGCGACACGGCGAGGCGACAAGATACTCATTGGCAGCGAAGCACGTCGCAAGTTTCTCAAGATTCACTGCAGCTCACCCCATGTACATTCGCTCATGGAGGTGCTACGCAGTCCCGAGGTTAACGCGCAACTCAAAGACACCAAATTTGCGCGAGAGGGACAGCTGCTGGAACGCTTCATGAAACAACTTgccagcgacgagctgcgagccTGGTACGGCGAGCAGCACGTGCTGTTGGCTGCATCGAGAGGTGCCATCGGTGTCTTGTTGATCTCTGACGGTCTGTTccgagcagcagatccGGCGCGAAGAAAAAAGTTTGTAGAGCTGGTGGAGGATGTACGAGCACAAGGAGGTGAAGTAGCCATCTTCAGCTCAATGCACGAGAGTGGACGCCAGCTGAACGCCTTGACCGGCATTGCGGCTATCTTGACCTACCCACTGGATATCGAAGTGGtagaagaggaggaagctgAGGAAGCCAGGAGCAAGCAGGGGGAAGCAGCCTGA
- a CDS encoding putative nadh-ubiquinone oxidoreductase, translated as MSANALTRAFPKALKEVRLHLCQTGQASAGARKFLEANYKPIKQSNPDLPFLVREASGTPARAFARFERGVEKHVELDGLSSADVEKKFGELLSSSA; from the exons ATGTCGGCCAACGCATTGACTCGAGCATTCCCaaaggcgctcaaggaggTCCGTCTGCACCTCTGCCAGACTGGCCAGGCTTCTGCAGGAGCGAG GAAATTCCTCGAGGCCAACTACAAGCCCATCAAGCAGTCCAACCCGGACCTTCCCTTCCTTGTCCGAGAAGCTAGCGGCACCCCTGCACGTGCCTTTGCTCGATTTG AGCGTGGCGTGGAGaagcacgtcgagcttgacggtCTCAGCTCGGCTGACGTCGAGAAGAAGTTCGGCGAGTTGCTCTCTTCCTCAGCATAG
- a CDS encoding uncharacterized protein (related to kinesin), giving the protein MAESSINVCVRIRPFSEKEASQLAPNEDHTPFLGDGGLAGGISPNNFLPSTSAAATASTLKTRFVRPIVKPMDQKVLVFDPPDTNPLTRLYNSNPLARGGRRNKDVRYAFDRVFDSTASQTDVFEETCKPLLDGILNGYNASVFAYGATGCGKTHTISGTPNDPGLIFLTMKELYNRIQDARDDSDVHIRLSYLEIYNETIRDLLSSEPTPPGAGLALREDANNRISVVGITELIPESPESVLEYIQEGNLRRTMSPTEANAVSSRSHAVLQINVTQKPRTASMIEQTTSASLNIIDLAGSERASATRNNGARMKEGANINKSLLALGNCINALCQSGGVVRHVPYRNSKLTRLLKFSLGGNCKTVMVVCISPSSTHYEETHNALKYANQAKNIRTKVSRNMINVDRHVAQYVQAIHELKEENERLRAKLDERGSLESAAEKRKRAEMGREMDEAKKRMRESTDNVTRLVSEKASYEANTAAAESKLFELRKRLAVVEADLNRFSSKSEVLPSDLEGERDVLSKLIAAEEKELHDETTCAGVRSLLNSLQMQRGIIVAASHNQKFDTESSETIQTLGNAMLAEVEAEKAKVKFDALLDVLRRSTAEATQLVAVATRSTIALREVAGELEYRATNSGDVGDKANAEELSSTLALLASQLRSIAGENDKVFESMCGTSLPVVAPLPVIAAVSTTRPAKPVVSSAFRRSRNSLAVGQTTNGAISSQTAPAASTRSVSSSSTGVNRAAIAPALARSTSVQGTGSPAAPTTQSARPSFAAPTSSSSARSHMSASSPARKTASVRRASIAASNSRRLSTARAASRSSAAGAAAGAIPAVEEKKKFRWADEAGEGEIDDKGLAHGAHVDSASSGTEWEDLSDGRSTPAQLSTSVASKTNLRSVSSGTSSSKVSQTAKRAVSGGGGSALSPLREVKAFSAGSADEADISDASPVAPPQPQVSSRPPLRATTNTVISAVHSGSGALLNGSSFPIFGASESGLNASSFIAAAGVVPVKKAFPRPSAGGPGPIRRRTRASVAVVTAPANPLLGTGATVGAGITPIPGQSGTSGIGNRVKASRVSVVPAMGGMRSASASAIGARPGAGASASLFS; this is encoded by the coding sequence ATGGCTGAATCGTCCATCAATGTTTGCGTCCGAATTCGTCCCTTCAGCGAAAAGGAAGCATCACAGCTTGCTCCAAATGAAGACCACACACCTTTtcttggtgatggtggcCTCGCAGGCGGAATCTCGCCCAACAATTTCTTACCATCCacctcagcagcagcaaccgcaTCAACGCTCAAGACTCGCTTCGTTCGGCCCATCGTAAAGCCCATGGACCAGAAGGTGCTTGTCTTTGATCCCCCCGATACGAACCCACTAACCCGCCTCTACAACAGTAACCCCTTAGCTCGTGGTGGCAGGCGCAACAAAGACGTTCGCTACGCCTTTGACCGTGTCTTTGATTCAACCGCATCGCAGACCGATGTGTTTGAGGAAACTTGCAagccgctgctcgatggcaTCCTGAATGGGTACAATGCAAGTGTCTTTGCCTACGGTGCCACCGGCTGTGGTAAGACACATACCATCAGCGGAACGCCCAACGACCCAGGTCTCATCTTTCTCACCATGAAGGAGCTCTACAACCGCATTCAAGATGCTCGCGACGACTCGGATGTTCACATTCGTCTCTCTTATCTCGAGATTTACAACGAAACCATCCGCGATCTGCTCAGCTCTGAGCCCACACCACCAGGCGCCGGCCTCGCTCTTCGCGAGGACGCCAACAATCGCATCTCTGTCGTCGGCATCACCGAGCTCATCCCGGAAAGCCCAGAGAGCGTGCTAGAGTACATCCAGGAAGGCAACCTTCGACGCACCATGAGCCCCACCGAGGCCAACGCCGTCAGCTCCCGCTCTCACGCAGTGCTTCAGATCAACGTGACCCAGAAACCACGCACCGCCAGCATGATCGAACAGACCACATCAGCATCCCTCAACATTATCGATCTCGCCGGCTCAGAACGTGCTTCTGCTACTCGCAACAACGGCGCACGCATGAAGGAAGGTGCCAACATCAACAAGTCGCTCCTGGCCCTCGGCAATTGTATCAACGCCCTCTGCCAATCCGGTGGTGTCGTCCGACACGTTCCCTACCGCAATTCTAAACTAACTCGTCTGCTCAAATTCTCGCTCGGTGGCAACTGCAAGACCGTCATGGTCGTCTGTATCAGCCCCTCGAGTACACACTACGAGGAAACGCATAACGCACTCAAGTACGCCAATCAGGCAAAGAACATCCGCACCAAGGTCAGCCGCAACATGATCAACGTCGACCGTCACGTAGCCCAATACGTCCAGGCCATccacgagctcaaggaggaGAACGAACGGCTGCGTGCAAAATTGGACGAGCGTGGCTCGCTCGAATCCGCCGCCGAGAAACGCAAACGTGCAGAGATGGGAcgcgagatggacgaagCCAAGAAACGCATGCGTGAGAGCACCGACAACGTCACCAGGCTTGTATCCGAAAAGGCAAGCTATGAAGCAAacaccgcagcagctgaatCAAAGCTTTTCGAACTGCGAAAACGACTGGCGGTTGTCGAAGCAGACCTGAATCGATTCAGCAGTAAAAGTGAGGTGCTGCCTTCGGACCTTGAAGGCGAACGCGATGTTCTTAGCAAGCTCATCGCGGCCGAAGAGAAAGAGCTACACGATGAGACTACATGTGCCGGTGTTcgcagcttgctcaacagccTCCAAATGCAACGTGGtatcatcgtcgctgcctCACACAATCAAAAGTTCGATACGGAGTCTTCGGAAACAATACAGACCTTGGGCAATGCAATGCTGGCAGAGGTAGAAGCGGAAAAGGCCAAAGTCAAGTTTGATGCGCTACTTGATGTGTTACGACGCTCGACCGCGGAAGCGACACAGCTGGTTGCCGTGGCGACGAGAAGCACCATTGCTTTGCGAGAGGTGGcaggcgagctcgagtacAGGGCCACAAACAGCGGTGACGTGGGTGACAAGGCGAATGCCGAAGAGCTTTCTTCGACTTTGGCATTGCTGGCTTCGCAGCTACGTAGCATTGCAGGAGAAAACGACAAGGTATTCGAATCAATGTGTGGCACAAGCTTGCCTGTGGTTGCACCTCTGCCAGTAATTGCCGCTGTGAGCACGACAAGGCCTGCGAAGCCTGTTGTGAGCTCGGCTTTCCGAAGGTCTCGCAATTCGCTGGCAGTTGGGCAAACTACAAATGGAGCAATTTCTTCCCAAACcgcgcctgctgcttcaactcgatccgtctcttcttcctcaacCGGCGTCAATCGCGCCGCCATTGCAccagctctcgctcgatcGACCAGCGTGCAAGGCACTGGCTCTCCTGCCGCACCGACCACACAGTCGGCTCGACCAAGTTTCGCCGCTCCAacctcttcgtcgtctgctcgatcgcacATGTCAGCCAGCAGCCCAGCGCGCAAGACTGCTTCGGTGCGTCGGGCCAGCATTGCAGCATCCAACTCTCGTAGACTCAGCACTGCCCGAGCCGCTTCTCGATccagcgctgctggtgccgcTGCTGGAGCGATACCGGCTGTAgaagagaagaagaagtTCAGGTGGGCTGACGAAGCAGGCGAAGGTGAGATTGATGATAAAGGTTTGGCTCACGGCGCGCATGTCGACAGCGCGAGTTCCGGAACCGAATGGGAGGATTTGAGCGATGGGAGGAGTACGCCTGCTCAACTGTCTACCTCGGTGGCGAGTAAAACGAATTTGCGATCCGTGTCATCAGGCACTTCATCGTCGAAGGTCTCGCAGACGGCTAAGCGAGCAGTATCGGGTGGCGGCGGATCGGCGTTGTCTCCACTGCGAGAGGTCAAGGCTTTTAGTGCGGGTTCGGCTGACGAAGCGGACATCTCGGATGCTTCGCCTGTAGCACCGCCGCAACCGCAGGTCTCTTCACGTCCGCCTTTACGTGCTACTACCAACACTGTGATTTCTGCTGTGCACAGTGGCAGCGGGGCGCTGCTGAATGGGTCGTCATTCCCGATTTTCGGCGCGAGCGAATCCGGGCTAAATGCAAGCTCCTTcatcgcagcagctgggGTAGTGCCGGTGAAAAAAGCGTTTCCAAGACCCAGCGCCGGTGGACCGGGTCCTATCCGACGAAGGACGAGGGCGAGTGTCGCTGTGGTGACAGCGCCGGCGAATCCACTGCTAGGAACAGGCGCGACAGTGGGTGCGGGCATCACGCCGATTCCAGGCCAATCGGGAACAAGTGGAATTGGAAATAGGGTCAAGGCGAGCAGGGTGAGTGTTGTGCCCGCCATGGGTGGGATGAGGAGCGCTAGTGCGAGTGCGATTGGCGCGCGACCAGGCGCTGGTGCTAGTGCGTCTCTGTTCAGCTGA